The stretch of DNA GTGCTTCAAATCATGCATACTGGACTTTTCCTTCAAACTTTGTTCCTACTCCCTACCACAGCAAGCATTACCGTGTAATAATTGGAGTCATTGTTTAACGGTGTCAAATGGGAAATTCTTTCCCACTCATGTCTTAGTTTAGTTCTATATATAACAGTCGTCTGAAGAGGAAACTGGTTGATACCGTCTATCTCTCTGGTCCATCTCTGAGGTGGTAGTACTTTCTCAGCTGCTCGCATGATGCTCAGGCAGAAGAGCCTTTTTAGAGACAAGGTGTTCGTTGCAATTCCTGAGGAGCCTTGGGATGCTAAATCTGTGCTATCTTGGGTTATTGATCATGCATCTGATAGTGCAGAGATCATCATCATCCACATAGTAACTGCACCAAACTTCGGTTAGTTATGCACACTGACTTATTCTGAGTCTGATAGTTTCTTGTCAACAAAGCAAAATATGTACTCATTTCTTGCCAATTTGGCATAATCTTTTGTTGGTAGCCTGCTTTGTTATGTTTGGTTTCAACTATTATTTATTGTTGCTAAGTGTTTTTAGCGTATTATCTGTAGAAAAGTATAATTATCTTACCTGATCCTTTTATTGTACTGAAGAAAGCCGGCAGCAAATTTTGGACAGCTACCTGGATGAATGCTTAAGAAAAAAGGTGCGAGATATTTCCTTTGTATTTCTTTAATTGTCCTATAAAAGCCTATGTGTTTAAGTTCCTTACACAGTACTCATGCTATATATGTGTGGAAAGAAATGAAGGAAAAAATAATGAAGTGCCTAATAACTCTAGGCTTTGGTATAATTTTGTCATTATACTGATTGGATGTAAACACCCTGATTGACATTGACCAAAAAACTAAACCTACAAATTACAAAGAATAGGCGCTAGCTACCAAATTCAGTATGAATTTCGGTGTGATTGTGGTATGGCAGGTGTTTTATTGATCTAAGCAGGGGAAAGCAATGGCTAGATTAGGCCAGTTTGCCCTCCGAGGATGTTCTGAACTCTTTGAGGCTCAATTTTTTCTTATCAATCAGAAATATCTCTATGGCTTATATAATGCTGAAGCTAGCAAATTAGCTAACAACCAAGGGATAACAATGACGCTAAAAACCCGCTACCGAGTACCGACCAACTCAATCCTTCCGTTAATCCTTCATAGTTGTCGCTGGTTTCTTCTTGTACTTCTGCCGCTGATAGCAGTGGCCAGCGAAAGCTCCCACGACAGATTGCATCCTGGATTTCGATACGTTGAAAGTTAGTCTTATTTGAACTCATTTAGAAAATGCATATTACTATTTTGATGATAAATGTGAGTACAAGGTAAGTACTAATATGTATTAACAGCACACAAATAGAGAAATATCCACATTTTCTGTTTAACATCAAGTAAATTCCCTTTTCTGCTTTGGTCAGGTTAGGGCTGAGAAACGGGTGTTTCTATTCACCAAAATCGATGAGGGGCTTATTCATCTGATAAAAATATATGGGGTCACTGAACTTGTTATGGGTGCAGCTGCAAATAGACATTACAGGaggtctccctcctccctccctctcagtATTAGAAACTACTATGGCACATAATCAGAATTGATCTTGAAGAACTATGGTTTTGTTGTGCTGTCCAGGAAAATGAAAGCACCAGAGTCTCAGACAGCAAGGAACGTGATGCAACAAGCTCACTCACACTGCAACATATGGTTTATTTGCAAAGGAAAGCTAATATTTTTCAGGTAGTATTTGAATCCCCTATTGTCCTCTTCATGTATTCTTGCTTCAGTTCTCTTGTGTTGATCTACACAGCCTTGTGCTGCTTTTTAACATAACTAAGGAAGTCTTTACAGAAGTCTTGGTAATCTGAATGAATAATCACTTTGCATTGTATAGAGAACTGGATCACTGAAACTTTCGATTCTTAAGTAAAAACTTCTACTCCATTTGACTTTGTATCATTTATTAGTTTGAACATCCTACTCCAAAATCCGAATATTTGTTGTACAAAACATTGTGATTCAGTAACCTAACCTTTGTTATCGACGTAGTATTTACTGCAATGTTGTACATCACAACAAAAGGATCACAAGTTTTTGATAATCTAGGCTACAGACCTTAGTCACCGCGGAACGGGAACAACGCAGTGTTCCACGTTCCGGGACGGGAACGCGGGAATGTTTTCGTTCCCGCAATGTAAAAATGCATCCAAAACGTTGTTTCTCGTTCCTGTTCGTCGTTCCTTGATGCGTCGTTCCAGGAACTCCGGTGACTATGTTATAGACCACAATAAATTGATCGAATGACATAATTCATGGCTAAATGGAAATGCTTACATCTAGCATGTGATTTGTTGTTTAAAAATATGCTTTTATTTCTGTATTTACAGCTAGCATGTTATGAGAAACTGTTTAGCTTATAATTGAGCTTATAATCTGTATTTTCTCAAGTAACAtgtctgttatttatttctcaGTTGAATAATTATTTAAAGTTTATTATTGAAGCTTAAACAAATCTTTGATTTCACTAGTATGTATTTTCTTCACTTAAGTGGTTGGAATTCTTCCAGGGAAGCAAATTACTGCCTACTGACCAAGTCAAAATCAGCACGACCAACTTGTAGTGTTGGCAATCCCAAAATGGATCTTCAAAGTTATATTCAACCTAATCTAGAGGTATTAACATTTTCTGGCATAAtccatatgcattacttttttATTGAATATCTGTATGCTCGAGTTTTTTTAGATcctaaagaaaataaaagggtATTGTTCGTTACATAGCCTTTTGGTATCTATCCACCAGCTATTTAGTGTTCACGCAAGATGAATGCGCAATGCCTTCTGAACTTCAGAGATACCAGTTAATGTGGATGCTATTTGAACATATTGATAAATTTCAAGAACTACAACAGTCTAGTCTTGGCTTATGAGAAGGAACTACTTCTGTTAATAAAGAAAAGGATTTGACGTGTGCTGAATATTTTTTTCACACATGATTTAGATTAAAGTCGGATCGAAGTACTTCTCCTGAACTTAGAACAAATATTTCTATCAACAATTCGTCCATTGCTAATTCCATTGACAGGCGAAAACATCGGAATATATGTATATTAAGGAAATGAAACAAAGACAGGAAGCAGAGGAAGAACTCTCTCaacaaaagaaagagaaagaatcTCTGAAGCAAGTAATATTAATGCTCCAAAACGAGCTTGATTGGTACAGATACCATTCGAATGAGAATGCCAATGCGCTGCAGGAGGCAAACCAGCAGAAGCATCTTCTGGAACACCACATATCAGAGTACAATAAAGTAAAGCGGGAGCTAGATGATGCGGTTAAAGAGGCAAGGGGCATGCGTATGGAGAAAGAGCTCACAGCACCTTGTGCCTATGGAGCAATGAACTCTGAATTCTCCTTGCTAGAGTTGGAACAGGCTACCCAGGTTTTTAGCAGTTCACTTAACATTGGTCGAGGTGGATTTGGATCTGTCTATAAAGGTTTTCTTCGCAGCACTACAGTAGCTATAAAGATACTCAATACTGAAAGCTTGCATGCCCAATCACAGTTCCAGCAGGAGGTAAAAtgcatcttttgctattttgtATAAGCATACAACATTGTGTAagaacaaagccaacaagtttttttttgttctaatCTATATATATGCAGGTGGCGATACTCAGTAGAGTGAGGCATCCAAACCTAGTCACCCTTATTGGGGCCTGTCCTGAAGCTTCAGCACTTGTTTATGAGTTCTTACCAAATGGAAGCCTAGAAGATCGTCTAAACTGTCTTGACAACACCCTGCCACTCACTTGGCAGGTGCGTATCCGAATCATCAGGGAGGTTTGCTCCGCACTGATTTTCCTTCACAAGCACAAGCCTCATCCTGTTGTGCATGGGGACCTCAAGCCAGGCAACATCCTCCTCGATGCAAACTTACTGAGCAAGGTCAGTGACTTTGGGATATCCCATATTTTGCTGGAGTCCAGTGTCACTGGCAGCGACGCACACTTCACCTCCCAGCCTATGGGGACACCAGCATACATGGACCCAGAGTTCTTTGGAACAGGAGAGCTTACACCACAGTCTGACACTTACTCCTTTGGTGTTACCATCCTGCGCCTCTTGACCGGAAGGGCGCCTCTACGCCTCATAAGGGTGGTGCAGGGGGCCCTGGACGATGATGACCTGCATTCTGTGTTGGATCACTCGGCAGGTGAGTGGCCTCTGGG from Panicum virgatum strain AP13 chromosome 9K, P.virgatum_v5, whole genome shotgun sequence encodes:
- the LOC120651768 gene encoding U-box domain-containing protein 70-like — translated: MPCRGRRVRGLAVAPAHPLPWSTVSGLHARCPGVRGIGALESVSTSGHHHFRACLNPERQKSLFRDKVFVAIPEEPWDAKSVLSWVIDHASDSAEIIIIHIVTAPNFESRQQILDSYLDECLRKKVRAEKRVFLFTKIDEGLIHLIKIYGVTELVMGAAANRHYRRKMKAPESQTARNVMQQAHSHCNIWFICKGKLIFFREANYCLLTKSKSARPTCSVGNPKMDLQSYIQPNLEAKTSEYMYIKEMKQRQEAEEELSQQKKEKESLKQVILMLQNELDWYRYHSNENANALQEANQQKHLLEHHISEYNKVKRELDDAVKEARGMRMEKELTAPCAYGAMNSEFSLLELEQATQVFSSSLNIGRGGFGSVYKGFLRSTTVAIKILNTESLHAQSQFQQEVAILSRVRHPNLVTLIGACPEASALVYEFLPNGSLEDRLNCLDNTLPLTWQVRIRIIREVCSALIFLHKHKPHPVVHGDLKPGNILLDANLLSKVSDFGISHILLESSVTGSDAHFTSQPMGTPAYMDPEFFGTGELTPQSDTYSFGVTILRLLTGRAPLRLIRVVQGALDDDDLHSVLDHSAGEWPLGQAEQLARIGLQCSEISRQKRPDLQRNVWRVIDPMVKEAPAPLSQSFRSMFSESSRAVTTPSYFLCPISQVVMRDPQVAADGFTYEADALRRWLDSGHDTSPVTKKSLSNRDTIPNHALRSAIQEFLRQNKLQDLFAQG